A region from the Brevibacterium paucivorans genome encodes:
- a CDS encoding F0F1 ATP synthase subunit delta: MLQSSRNSLALVLEDVNNTLNTASPKVIGDGLLGVSGVLAENVNLRKTLVDVAVAPETKQSTLNAVFGTRVDDAALQIVVRAANRRFARAQDFVTAVETAGVTAIAAAAQAEGTLGQVEEEIFRFTRLLVSDHELDGAFESPAPTTAKRELVSTLLASRVSEYTLTLIHYAVSHPRGKRVSETLENFSQVLAFRQQRAVADVTVAHPLTQEQEERLARALSASYGRELVLNVHIDPNVVGGVRVQVGDEVTSSTIADRIADVRRRLAS; this comes from the coding sequence ATGCTGCAGTCGAGCAGGAACTCACTGGCCCTCGTTCTCGAGGATGTGAATAACACTCTCAACACCGCTAGCCCAAAAGTTATCGGTGACGGCCTGTTGGGCGTCTCGGGAGTGCTCGCCGAAAACGTCAACTTGCGGAAGACGCTTGTCGACGTGGCGGTCGCCCCAGAAACCAAACAGTCAACGCTGAACGCAGTCTTTGGAACCCGCGTGGACGACGCGGCGTTGCAGATTGTAGTTCGAGCAGCGAACCGTCGCTTTGCTCGTGCTCAGGACTTCGTCACTGCCGTTGAAACAGCTGGTGTCACGGCTATCGCTGCTGCCGCCCAGGCCGAAGGCACTTTGGGACAGGTAGAGGAGGAAATTTTCCGTTTCACTCGCCTGCTCGTCTCAGACCACGAACTTGATGGAGCCTTCGAATCCCCCGCACCCACAACGGCGAAGCGCGAACTTGTTTCGACGCTTCTGGCTTCGCGGGTGTCGGAATACACCCTCACTCTCATTCACTACGCTGTGAGCCACCCTCGCGGCAAGAGGGTGAGCGAAACGCTTGAAAACTTCTCTCAGGTGTTGGCATTCCGCCAGCAGCGTGCAGTTGCCGATGTCACGGTAGCGCACCCCCTGACACAGGAGCAGGAAGAGCGTTTGGCGCGTGCACTGTCCGCTAGCTACGGTCGTGAACTCGTTCTCAACGTTCACATCGATCCCAACGTGGTAGGTGGCGTCCGTGTTCAGGTGGGCGACGAAGTCACGAGCTCAACGATTGCTGATCGTATTGCCGACGTTCGTCGTCGGTTGGCAAGCTGA
- a CDS encoding F0F1 ATP synthase subunit B yields MTPINVLAAGGNNPLIPAVYDIVWSAVCFIIILVVFWTKILPKFKKTLDERAERIQGGIEKAEKVQAEADAALAEYQKQLADGRAEAARLRAEAQEEGAQILAETKQRATEEADRIISAAKAQIEAERQQAMNSLRTEVGSLATDLASRIVGESLQDDARSASVVDRFIADLESQTPAQTVKES; encoded by the coding sequence TTGACCCCGATTAACGTTCTGGCAGCTGGAGGGAACAACCCTCTTATTCCTGCCGTATATGACATTGTCTGGTCGGCGGTCTGCTTCATCATCATCCTGGTCGTTTTCTGGACGAAGATTCTGCCCAAGTTCAAGAAGACTCTTGACGAGCGTGCAGAACGTATCCAGGGCGGAATTGAAAAGGCTGAAAAGGTTCAGGCGGAAGCAGACGCCGCATTGGCCGAATATCAGAAGCAGCTCGCAGACGGTCGCGCTGAAGCAGCACGACTGCGTGCCGAAGCTCAAGAAGAAGGTGCGCAGATTTTGGCTGAAACCAAACAGCGCGCCACTGAAGAGGCCGATCGGATCATCAGCGCCGCTAAGGCACAGATCGAAGCTGAACGCCAGCAAGCGATGAACTCGCTGCGCACGGAAGTTGGTTCTCTTGCAACCGACCTCGCCTCGCGCATCGTGGGCGAATCGCTTCAGGACGACGCTCGTTCTGCGTCTGTTGTTGACCGCTTTATTGCCGATCTGGAATCCCAGACACCGGCACAGACCGTCAAGGAATCGTGA
- the atpB gene encoding F0F1 ATP synthase subunit A, whose translation MSTTVLLAAGGGAEFHAPGLEEFKPPAILFAGTPFELNRIMLIRLGVTVVLVLAFWLMLRGGRLVPTRAQSIAEIVLDFCRTGIAHDMLGKKDGERFFPLIATIFLTVFAMNITGIIPFLNISPNSNIGMPLFMALVTYVFMIGAGIKAQGGARYLKSQLFPAGVPPLMYIIVTPIEIVSTFIARPVSLTLRLTFNMIVGHLLLVLCFAATQFFFTSGSVALFGIGGLTLVGGFVFTLFEILVAVLQAYVFALLTAAYIQLSVSHDH comes from the coding sequence TTGTCGACGACAGTGCTCCTTGCCGCAGGCGGGGGAGCGGAATTCCACGCACCGGGTCTTGAAGAATTCAAGCCTCCAGCAATTCTTTTCGCAGGTACTCCGTTTGAGCTCAACCGCATCATGCTCATTCGCTTGGGTGTCACGGTTGTCCTGGTACTCGCATTCTGGCTGATGCTCCGTGGTGGTCGCCTGGTTCCTACTCGCGCGCAGTCGATTGCTGAGATCGTTCTCGATTTCTGCCGCACCGGTATCGCCCACGACATGTTGGGTAAAAAGGACGGCGAACGTTTCTTCCCACTCATTGCGACCATCTTCCTGACGGTCTTCGCGATGAACATTACAGGTATCATTCCGTTCCTGAACATTTCGCCTAACTCCAACATCGGAATGCCACTGTTTATGGCCCTCGTGACCTACGTGTTCATGATCGGGGCCGGAATCAAAGCTCAAGGGGGAGCGCGCTACCTCAAGAGCCAGCTCTTCCCTGCTGGCGTTCCCCCGCTGATGTATATCATCGTGACGCCTATCGAAATCGTTTCGACCTTTATCGCTCGCCCGGTTTCACTCACCTTGCGTCTGACCTTCAACATGATCGTTGGTCACCTTCTCCTAGTGCTGTGCTTCGCAGCCACCCAGTTCTTCTTCACCAGTGGTTCAGTCGCCCTATTCGGTATCGGTGGCCTCACGCTGGTCGGAGGATTCGTGTTTACCCTCTTTGAGATTTTGGTAGCAGTTCTTCAGGCTTACGTCTTTGCTCTGCTAACCGCCGCGTACATTCAGCTGAGCGTTTCCCACGATCACTGA
- a CDS encoding MraY family glycosyltransferase, translating to MRAYLFVMVVAAVVAYLVTPMVRRIAERGRIFSPLRARDVHSVPTPRLGGVAMFSGVLAGVVCAYNTPFLKDLFQQPDPVIGILGAGTILCLLGVIDDVWDINWVAKLAGQTLAAGFMALKGVALLSIPFDTVIIGSQRLSLILTVLVVLVTINAVNFVDGLDGLAAGVVTIGGVAFFVYTYQLAIDTSPTSYANLASLITSLLVGACLGFLPHNFNPARIFMGDSGSMLIGLLLAASTIRVTGQVDPALLSTERVLSTYLPILLPIAVMVLPLVDLMLAVVRRMAAGKSPFSADAKHLHHRMLALGHSHARAVLLLYMWTAIFAFGTVALLKFDTLLVLSVLAVAVAVTLILTFYPLYSRLSARKELT from the coding sequence GTGCGCGCTTATCTGTTTGTCATGGTCGTAGCGGCGGTCGTCGCGTACTTGGTCACGCCCATGGTCCGACGAATAGCCGAACGCGGTCGAATCTTCTCACCACTGCGTGCTCGTGACGTTCACTCAGTGCCCACTCCAAGGCTTGGGGGAGTGGCGATGTTTAGCGGAGTGCTCGCCGGTGTAGTGTGCGCGTACAACACGCCGTTCTTGAAAGATCTGTTCCAACAGCCTGATCCCGTGATTGGGATCTTGGGAGCGGGGACGATTCTGTGTCTGCTGGGTGTCATCGACGATGTGTGGGATATCAACTGGGTGGCCAAACTTGCAGGTCAAACACTTGCGGCGGGTTTTATGGCGCTTAAGGGTGTAGCGCTCTTGTCGATTCCTTTTGACACCGTGATCATTGGTTCTCAACGCCTGTCGCTCATTCTGACGGTGTTGGTTGTTTTGGTGACGATTAACGCTGTGAACTTTGTCGACGGGCTTGATGGCCTGGCTGCAGGAGTCGTCACGATTGGTGGTGTGGCGTTTTTTGTATACACGTATCAACTGGCGATCGACACGTCTCCTACCAGCTACGCAAACCTTGCATCGCTCATTACGTCCCTTCTGGTGGGTGCGTGCTTGGGGTTCCTGCCTCACAACTTCAACCCGGCCCGGATCTTCATGGGGGACTCGGGGTCAATGTTGATAGGGCTTTTGCTGGCTGCGAGCACAATTCGAGTGACCGGCCAGGTCGATCCTGCTCTTTTGTCTACCGAACGCGTATTGTCCACGTACCTTCCGATTCTTTTGCCGATAGCGGTGATGGTGTTGCCTCTTGTGGACCTCATGCTCGCGGTTGTTCGTAGAATGGCCGCCGGAAAGTCGCCATTTTCTGCCGATGCAAAGCACTTACATCACCGTATGCTTGCCCTCGGCCACTCTCACGCGCGCGCCGTTCTGCTGCTGTACATGTGGACAGCAATTTTCGCGTTTGGCACAGTTGCACTCTTGAAATTCGACACGTTGTTGGTTTTGTCGGTGCTTGCTGTTGCTGTAGCAGTGACACTGATCTTAACGTTCTACCCGCTCTACTCGCGTCTGTCTGCTCGAAAGGAACTGACATGA
- the atpE gene encoding ATP synthase F0 subunit C, producing MDTSILAEVSGNIATVGYGLSAIGPGIGIGILVGKTVEGTARQPEVAGRLQTTMFLGIAFVELLAFLGIAAYFIFGA from the coding sequence GTGGACACCTCCATTCTTGCTGAAGTCTCCGGCAACATCGCAACCGTCGGTTACGGTCTGTCCGCTATCGGTCCAGGTATTGGTATCGGTATTCTTGTGGGTAAGACCGTTGAAGGTACTGCGCGCCAGCCAGAAGTAGCCGGCCGTCTGCAAACCACCATGTTCCTTGGTATTGCATTCGTCGAGCTCCTTGCATTCTTGGGAATTGCAGCATACTTCATCTTCGGTGCCTAA
- the prfA gene encoding peptide chain release factor 1: MDTDLSSVEASVRSLLDEHERIEAELANPDVHANAGLARKLTRRYSELDQIAKTYRELNQCLSDVEDAKELASEDPAFAEEAKNLENRIEVLQDKLRELLIPKDPDDARDAIVEVKAGEGGDESALFAGDLVRMYQRWADDRGWTTEVLDSTEANLGGYKDITIAIKSREGGVYGWLKFEGGVHRVQRVPVTESQGRIHTSAAGVLVFPEVDEPEEIHLDDNDLKIDVYRSSGPGGQSVNTTDSAVRITHLPTGIVASCQNEKSQLQNKEAALRMLRARILAKQAEEAAAEANDMRRSQVRTVDRSERIRTYNFPENRIVDHRTGFKAYNLDQVLDGRLDDVVESARAADRAARLDDIG; the protein is encoded by the coding sequence ATGGACACAGATCTTTCATCTGTTGAAGCCAGCGTTCGCTCTCTCTTAGACGAACACGAACGGATTGAGGCTGAACTCGCTAACCCGGACGTCCACGCGAACGCTGGGTTGGCCCGCAAGCTCACGCGTCGCTACTCAGAACTGGACCAGATCGCCAAAACGTACCGCGAACTCAACCAGTGCCTCAGCGATGTTGAGGATGCAAAAGAGTTGGCAAGTGAAGATCCGGCTTTCGCTGAAGAGGCCAAGAACCTGGAAAACCGCATCGAAGTGTTGCAGGACAAGCTCCGTGAGCTCCTCATTCCTAAAGACCCCGATGACGCACGCGACGCGATCGTGGAAGTCAAAGCGGGTGAAGGAGGAGACGAGTCCGCACTGTTCGCCGGTGACCTGGTGCGTATGTACCAGCGCTGGGCAGACGACCGCGGGTGGACCACTGAAGTCCTCGACTCAACCGAAGCGAACCTGGGCGGTTACAAAGACATCACCATTGCAATTAAATCGCGTGAAGGTGGCGTCTACGGTTGGCTCAAGTTCGAAGGTGGAGTCCACCGCGTACAACGCGTTCCGGTGACGGAATCGCAGGGGCGGATTCACACCTCGGCGGCGGGAGTGTTGGTTTTCCCAGAAGTCGACGAGCCAGAAGAAATCCACCTTGACGACAACGACCTCAAAATCGACGTCTACCGGTCGTCTGGACCCGGTGGTCAGTCGGTGAACACCACCGACTCGGCGGTTCGCATTACGCACTTGCCTACCGGAATCGTTGCCAGCTGTCAGAACGAAAAGTCGCAGCTTCAGAACAAGGAAGCCGCGCTGCGTATGTTGCGCGCTCGAATTCTGGCCAAGCAAGCTGAAGAAGCTGCCGCAGAAGCCAACGACATGCGCCGGTCGCAGGTGCGAACGGTTGACCGTTCGGAACGTATCCGCACGTACAACTTCCCAGAAAACCGCATCGTGGACCACCGGACTGGCTTCAAGGCCTACAACCTGGACCAAGTCCTGGACGGACGCCTCGACGATGTCGTAGAGTCTGCTCGTGCCGCTGACCGGGCAGCCCGCCTCGACGACATTGGCTAA
- the rho gene encoding transcription termination factor Rho — protein sequence MSETTQTEPVRSGSLTALRLPQLQEMAAGLGIKGYRRLRKSELIDAIQSAQSGNSAPKTTQEPAAKQASENVEEKSSQGEGRTRRRHRRDDSNAASSDSQSNDNNAGDNNQDNENNGRSRNGRRDGGRDKNGRDGNRDKNGRDNHRENNRDKKDDDRNDGGRDGGRDKKNDDKNGRDGNNDGGRDNNGQNRDGDDDNHGRRGNRNRGRGRDRKRRGRDDEQDLRPDDVLIPVGGILDVHDNYAFLRTSGYLPGPNDVYVSANMVKRNGLRKGDAVTGAIRQQREGERPNKREKFDALVKLDTVNGLSVEDAKRRVEFSKLTPLYPQERLRLETEAKQISTRIIDLVSPIGKGQRGLIVAPPKAGKTTIMQQIANAIHTNNPDVHLMVVLVDERPEEVTDMQRAVKGEVIASTFDRPADDHTTISELAIERAKRLVEMGMDVVVLLDNITRLGRAYNLAQPASGRILSGGVDANALYPPKKFFGAARNIEGGGSLTILATALVETGSKMDEVIFEEFKGTGNMELRLSRQLADKRIYPAVDVNASGTRREDNLMNPEETKVMWRLRRVLAGLEQQQAIELLISKLKETGSNAEFLLQVQKTTPLPKSAADDA from the coding sequence GTGTCAGAAACCACACAAACCGAACCAGTACGTTCGGGAAGCCTCACCGCCCTGCGACTTCCACAACTTCAGGAAATGGCGGCGGGACTGGGAATAAAAGGGTACCGACGTTTGCGCAAAAGCGAGCTTATTGATGCTATTCAGTCCGCGCAGTCGGGCAACTCCGCCCCTAAGACCACACAAGAACCCGCGGCTAAGCAGGCGTCGGAAAATGTAGAAGAGAAGAGCTCTCAGGGTGAAGGACGTACTCGTCGTCGTCACCGTCGCGATGACTCAAACGCGGCTTCATCCGACTCGCAGAGCAATGACAACAACGCCGGTGACAACAACCAGGACAATGAAAACAACGGTCGGTCCAGGAATGGTCGCCGTGATGGTGGTCGCGACAAGAACGGTCGCGACGGAAACCGTGACAAGAACGGTCGTGATAACCACCGCGAAAACAACCGTGACAAGAAAGACGACGACCGCAACGATGGCGGTCGTGACGGTGGCCGAGACAAGAAGAACGACGACAAGAACGGTCGCGACGGAAACAACGACGGCGGCCGGGATAACAACGGTCAGAACCGGGACGGCGATGACGACAACCACGGTCGTCGCGGAAACCGCAACCGAGGGCGCGGTCGGGACCGGAAACGTCGCGGTCGCGACGACGAGCAGGACCTCCGTCCCGACGACGTGCTGATCCCCGTGGGCGGTATTTTGGACGTCCACGACAACTACGCCTTCTTGCGCACCTCGGGCTACTTGCCTGGGCCAAACGACGTATACGTGTCAGCAAACATGGTCAAGCGCAATGGCCTGCGCAAGGGTGACGCCGTGACCGGCGCTATCCGCCAGCAGCGTGAAGGTGAGCGCCCCAACAAGCGCGAAAAGTTTGACGCTCTGGTCAAGTTGGACACGGTCAACGGCCTGTCCGTTGAAGATGCCAAGCGTCGCGTTGAGTTCTCAAAGCTCACGCCTCTCTACCCGCAGGAACGATTGCGTCTCGAGACCGAAGCGAAGCAGATCTCCACGCGCATCATCGACCTGGTTTCGCCCATTGGTAAGGGCCAGCGTGGTCTGATTGTGGCACCGCCCAAGGCCGGTAAAACCACAATCATGCAGCAGATCGCCAACGCGATCCACACCAACAACCCCGACGTTCACCTCATGGTTGTGCTGGTCGACGAACGTCCTGAAGAAGTCACCGACATGCAGCGGGCAGTCAAGGGTGAAGTGATCGCGTCGACGTTCGACCGCCCTGCAGACGACCACACCACCATTTCTGAACTTGCGATCGAACGTGCAAAGCGCTTGGTCGAAATGGGTATGGACGTCGTTGTGTTGCTTGACAACATCACCCGTCTGGGACGCGCGTACAACCTGGCACAGCCAGCCTCTGGACGTATTCTGTCCGGTGGTGTCGACGCAAACGCACTGTACCCACCCAAGAAGTTCTTCGGTGCAGCTCGCAACATCGAAGGCGGCGGTTCGCTGACCATCCTGGCTACAGCACTGGTAGAAACCGGCTCCAAGATGGACGAAGTGATCTTCGAAGAGTTCAAGGGAACCGGAAACATGGAACTGCGCTTGAGCCGTCAACTGGCCGACAAGCGCATCTACCCAGCTGTTGACGTCAACGCCTCTGGAACCCGCCGTGAGGACAACCTCATGAACCCAGAAGAGACTAAGGTCATGTGGCGTCTGCGTCGCGTGCTCGCCGGTCTTGAACAACAGCAGGCAATCGAGCTGCTCATTTCCAAGCTCAAGGAAACCGGTTCCAACGCAGAGTTCTTGCTTCAGGTTCAAAAGACCACACCTCTGCCCAAGTCAGCTGCGGATGACGCTTAA
- a CDS encoding L-threonylcarbamoyladenylate synthase, producing the protein MIVSRTFDLANEQVRDLILEECTRVVRDDGLLVIPTDTVYGIAADAFSPNGVAKLLKAKGRGRNMPPPVLVPRAETVMGLAEAVDSTVMELTARFWPGPLTIICNAQPSLHWDLGDTHGTVGLRMPDHEDTLALLSKVGPLAVSSANLSGEPAAVTVEQAANMLGDRIDIFLDGGEAPGGQSSTIIDMSGSVPRLLREGPISFDELAQVVDGLEPLAPEA; encoded by the coding sequence ATGATTGTGTCTCGCACATTTGATCTTGCCAATGAACAGGTGCGGGACCTCATTTTGGAGGAATGTACTCGAGTGGTCCGCGACGACGGTCTCCTGGTCATTCCCACGGACACCGTGTACGGCATCGCGGCTGACGCTTTTTCGCCCAACGGAGTTGCCAAACTTCTCAAGGCGAAAGGACGCGGGCGCAACATGCCACCGCCGGTATTGGTGCCACGTGCGGAAACGGTGATGGGGCTCGCCGAGGCGGTCGACAGCACAGTCATGGAACTCACCGCGCGCTTTTGGCCGGGTCCGCTCACGATCATCTGTAACGCCCAACCGAGCCTGCATTGGGACTTAGGGGACACGCATGGAACCGTGGGTCTACGCATGCCCGACCACGAAGATACCTTGGCCCTGTTGTCCAAAGTTGGGCCGTTGGCGGTGTCGAGTGCCAACCTATCTGGCGAACCTGCGGCGGTGACCGTCGAGCAGGCTGCAAACATGCTGGGCGACCGCATTGATATTTTCCTCGACGGTGGCGAAGCGCCTGGCGGCCAGTCGTCCACGATTATCGATATGAGCGGTTCGGTCCCGCGCCTCCTGAGGGAAGGCCCTATCAGTTTTGATGAACTCGCTCAGGTGGTTGACGGCCTGGAACCGCTAGCGCCGGAGGCATAA
- the atpA gene encoding F0F1 ATP synthase subunit alpha → MAELTIRPDEIREALGKFVESYTPGSADKTEVGKVVTAGDGIAQVSGLPGTMANELLRFEDGTLGLAQNLDEREIGVVILGEFAGIAEEQSVYRTGEVLSIPVGDGYLGRVVDPLGNPVDGLGEIESDGRRELELQAAGVMDRKEVKEPLQTGLKAIDAMIPIGRGQRQLIIGDRKTGKTALALDTIINQRANWESGDPKKQVRCIYVACGQKGSTIASVRRSLEENGALEYTTIVSSPASDPAGFKYLAPYAGSAIGQHWMYQGKHVLIVFDDLSKQAEAYRAISLLLRRPPGREAYPGDVFYLHSRLLERCAKLSDELGGGSMTGLPIIETKANDVGAFIPTNVISITDGQIFLQSDLFNANQRPAVDVGISVSRVGGSAQTKPLRGVSGTLKISLAQYRSLEAFAMFASDLDAATKRQLDRGARLTELLKQGQFEPMSAEKQTVSIWAGSEGYLDEVPVSDVLRFESEFHAYLERKTDILETIAGMKDKLKGEILEQLETAIADFKAGFQTTEDGVHVGTESFDSAEAEEVSQEQIVKAKR, encoded by the coding sequence ATGGCGGAACTGACAATTCGCCCGGACGAAATCCGGGAAGCACTGGGGAAGTTCGTAGAGTCCTACACTCCTGGCAGTGCAGACAAGACAGAAGTAGGTAAGGTTGTCACCGCCGGTGACGGCATTGCGCAGGTTTCAGGCCTCCCTGGAACCATGGCAAACGAACTCTTGCGTTTCGAAGACGGAACCCTGGGATTGGCCCAGAACCTCGACGAACGCGAGATCGGTGTCGTTATCCTGGGTGAGTTTGCAGGAATTGCCGAAGAGCAGAGCGTGTACCGCACGGGCGAAGTTCTTTCGATCCCCGTCGGTGACGGATACCTCGGACGTGTCGTCGACCCTCTGGGTAACCCAGTCGACGGACTGGGCGAGATCGAGTCCGACGGACGCCGTGAGCTCGAGCTCCAGGCCGCCGGTGTTATGGACCGTAAGGAAGTGAAAGAACCACTCCAGACTGGTCTGAAGGCTATTGACGCTATGATCCCAATCGGTCGTGGTCAGCGTCAGCTCATCATTGGTGACCGTAAGACCGGTAAGACGGCCTTGGCTCTGGACACCATCATTAACCAGCGCGCTAACTGGGAGTCTGGTGACCCCAAGAAGCAGGTCCGCTGCATCTACGTCGCTTGTGGTCAGAAGGGTTCGACGATTGCTTCGGTGCGTCGTTCGCTCGAAGAAAACGGTGCCCTCGAATACACCACAATCGTTTCGTCACCTGCTTCTGACCCTGCTGGCTTTAAGTACTTGGCTCCGTATGCCGGATCGGCGATCGGACAGCACTGGATGTACCAGGGCAAGCACGTTCTTATTGTGTTTGATGACCTGTCGAAGCAGGCCGAAGCCTACCGTGCGATTTCGTTGCTTCTGCGTCGCCCACCGGGTCGTGAAGCATACCCAGGTGACGTGTTCTACCTCCACTCGCGTCTGCTCGAACGTTGCGCCAAGCTTTCCGATGAGCTCGGCGGAGGTTCGATGACTGGTCTTCCTATCATCGAGACCAAGGCAAACGACGTGGGTGCGTTCATTCCTACGAACGTTATTTCGATTACCGACGGACAGATCTTCTTGCAGTCCGACCTGTTCAACGCGAACCAGCGTCCAGCTGTTGACGTAGGTATTTCTGTTTCGCGTGTGGGTGGTTCCGCACAGACGAAGCCACTCCGCGGTGTCTCCGGTACGCTGAAGATTTCCTTGGCTCAGTACCGTTCACTCGAAGCATTCGCAATGTTCGCTTCAGACCTCGATGCTGCAACCAAGCGTCAGCTAGACCGTGGTGCACGATTGACCGAGCTTCTCAAGCAAGGTCAGTTCGAGCCAATGAGCGCCGAAAAGCAGACTGTTTCGATCTGGGCAGGTTCGGAAGGCTACCTGGATGAGGTTCCAGTGAGCGACGTTCTGCGCTTCGAATCTGAGTTCCACGCATACCTCGAGCGTAAGACCGACATCCTGGAAACGATCGCTGGTATGAAGGACAAGCTCAAGGGTGAAATCCTGGAGCAGCTTGAAACCGCAATTGCGGACTTCAAGGCTGGTTTCCAGACCACCGAAGACGGCGTTCACGTCGGTACTGAATCCTTCGACTCCGCTGAGGCCGAAGAGGTCTCGCAGGAACAGATCGTCAAGGCTAAGCGCTGA
- the prmC gene encoding peptide chain release factor N(5)-glutamine methyltransferase yields MPLTGQPASTTLANADQLLRQAIQQLAHAGVESPTADAKTLFAWAWDISVSELGSHVLRGTDVPCEVSARYAQACERRSAREPLQHITGVAPFRYQELHVGPGVFIPRPETELMVSHVVEYLAGLPGDSHTAVDLCTGSGAIAIALATEVPRTHVHAVELSPEAASYTEHNIDRYRPAFEAHGSAVTLHIGDATEFLGTTSAQVITCNPPYVARTVEHAPEVASDPDLALYGGGADGSELPQKIIAHAPRILAPGGLLICEHAEYNAYTIENAFHRAGFTSVETVGDYTGRDRFTRGCSAHSGEDDCVSHI; encoded by the coding sequence GTGCCGCTGACCGGGCAGCCCGCCTCGACGACATTGGCTAACGCCGACCAACTGTTGCGCCAGGCCATCCAACAGCTGGCCCACGCAGGAGTCGAAAGTCCCACAGCCGACGCGAAAACACTCTTCGCGTGGGCGTGGGACATTTCCGTGTCCGAACTGGGAAGCCACGTTTTGCGCGGAACCGACGTGCCCTGCGAGGTCAGCGCGCGGTATGCCCAAGCCTGCGAGCGCCGTAGTGCGCGTGAACCCCTGCAACACATCACCGGTGTTGCGCCGTTTCGGTACCAGGAACTGCATGTGGGGCCCGGGGTGTTCATTCCACGGCCTGAAACCGAACTCATGGTCTCGCACGTGGTTGAGTACTTGGCCGGTCTTCCTGGGGACAGCCACACGGCAGTCGATCTGTGTACAGGCTCAGGCGCGATAGCCATTGCACTTGCAACCGAAGTACCCAGAACACACGTCCATGCGGTTGAACTCAGTCCCGAAGCTGCCAGCTATACCGAACACAACATCGACCGGTACCGGCCCGCTTTCGAAGCCCACGGAAGTGCAGTAACCCTGCACATAGGCGACGCGACAGAGTTTCTGGGAACGACCTCGGCCCAGGTCATCACCTGCAACCCGCCCTACGTGGCACGCACAGTCGAACACGCGCCCGAAGTTGCCAGTGACCCGGACCTTGCGCTCTATGGCGGGGGAGCGGACGGCTCGGAACTTCCGCAAAAAATCATCGCCCACGCGCCCAGAATCTTGGCACCCGGCGGCCTGCTCATCTGCGAACACGCCGAATACAACGCGTACACCATTGAGAACGCATTCCACCGGGCGGGTTTCACATCAGTTGAGACCGTGGGCGACTACACTGGCAGAGACCGATTTACACGTGGATGTTCTGCACATTCAGGAGAGGATGATTGTGTCTCGCACATTTGA
- the thrB gene encoding homoserine kinase: MLFRQLLRSVWKHNVLTIEVSAPATSANLGPGYDSFGMALDLSDSITAVLHDEPVDLNNCVKVSGEGEGQLPTTSDHLIHRVTTTILRDRGIDVGDRLTLDCVNAIPQSRGMGSSAASVVAGISIADVISEHFEQPKPSAQDKLRWAIHFEGHPDNAAPALFGGVSVSWVDGDGQPVSASLPVHPSITAVLIVPDTRLDTQVARDLLPEVVPHADAAANSACAGLLVHAIGNDPSLLFEATVDRLHQEYRRSAMPESLARVDALRDAGLAAVVSGAGPTVAVLGTEVDLLARCEDILSGDESRMIAASIADSGVVVTSTPR; encoded by the coding sequence ATGTTGTTTCGGCAGCTTCTGCGCTCGGTTTGGAAGCATAACGTGCTCACGATCGAAGTTTCGGCGCCCGCGACCTCGGCCAACCTGGGGCCCGGATACGACAGCTTTGGGATGGCACTCGACCTGTCGGACAGCATTACCGCTGTCCTCCACGACGAGCCCGTAGATCTGAATAACTGCGTGAAGGTTTCAGGCGAGGGAGAAGGGCAACTGCCTACCACCTCGGACCACCTCATTCACCGCGTCACCACGACGATTCTGCGAGACCGCGGAATTGACGTGGGGGACCGGCTCACGCTCGACTGTGTCAACGCGATTCCTCAGTCGCGGGGGATGGGGTCGTCAGCGGCATCGGTGGTCGCGGGAATTTCGATTGCGGACGTGATCTCTGAACACTTCGAGCAGCCCAAGCCGTCTGCACAAGACAAGTTGCGGTGGGCGATCCATTTTGAGGGTCACCCCGACAATGCGGCGCCTGCCCTTTTCGGAGGCGTGTCCGTGAGTTGGGTGGATGGCGATGGGCAACCGGTTTCGGCGTCCTTACCCGTCCATCCGTCGATCACCGCCGTGTTGATCGTGCCGGATACGCGTTTGGATACGCAGGTTGCACGGGATTTGCTTCCCGAGGTCGTTCCTCACGCAGATGCGGCCGCTAACTCAGCGTGTGCGGGGCTTTTGGTTCATGCGATCGGAAATGACCCATCGCTGTTGTTTGAAGCAACTGTGGATCGGTTGCACCAGGAATACAGGCGTAGCGCGATGCCAGAGTCACTGGCCCGCGTTGATGCCTTACGTGACGCTGGTCTAGCCGCGGTGGTCTCAGGTGCCGGACCCACGGTCGCGGTGTTGGGGACCGAGGTGGATTTGCTTGCGCGGTGTGAGGACATTTTGTCCGGTGACGAGTCTCGGATGATCGCGGCATCGATTGCCGACTCCGGAGTTGTTGTCACGTCAACACCTCGCTGA